In Candidatus Tectomicrobia bacterium, the genomic stretch GAGGCCGCGGATTGGGCGCCCCAGACCCAGCCCTTGTCGGCGCGGGCGGCGGCGGCCTCTCACTAGCCCTCCGGGCCGGAGAAGCACATGCCGCATCCGTATTCGGGCGCCTCCCCCGCGGGAGGCGGCTGGGCTCACCGCCTGGCCCTGCTCACGCTGGGCGCCACCCTTCTCCTCATCACGGTGGGGGCGCTGGTGACCAGCCTCGGGGCCGGGCTGGCCGTCCCGGACTGGCCCACCACCTTCGGCTACAGCATGTTCGCCTACCCCTGGTCCAAGATGGTGGGGGGGATCCTGTTCGAGCACTCCCACCGGTTGATGGGCTCGCTCGCCGGCATCCTCACCATCCTCACCGCGGCGCTCCTCCTGTGGCGCGACGAGCGCAGGTGGATGCGCGCCCTGGGCGTGGGGGCCCTGGCGCTGGTGATCCTCCAGGGCGTGCTGGGGGGCCTGCGGGTGGTCCTCCTGAAGCTCGACCTGGCGATGGTCCACGCATGCACGGCGCAGCTTTTCTTCGGCCTGATGGCCGGGATCGCCCTGTTCACCTCGCGGGCGTGGCGGCGGGACGATGAGGGCCCCGCCGCGAGCCCGGCTCTGGTCCGGCTGGCCTCGCTCGCCGCGGCCGCCCTCTTCATCCAGACCGCCCTGGGCGCCCATCTCCGCCACACCGGGGAATGGCCCGACGGCCACCTGATGTTCTCGGTGATCGCCTCGGCGGCCGTGCTGTGGACCTCGGCGCGGGCGCTCCACGAGTGCGGCGGCCATCCCGGGGTGCGCCGGGCCGCGCACCTCATGTGGATCATTCTCCTGGCCCAGATCCTGCTCGGACTGGGGGCCTTCATCGGCAAGTACACCGAGTGGGCCGACGCCCTCGTGCCCTACGGGTATGTCATCGCCCTCACCGCCGGCCACGTCGCGGGGGGCTCGCTTCTGTTCGCCTGTTCGGTCGT encodes the following:
- a CDS encoding COX15/CtaA family protein produces the protein MPHPYSGASPAGGGWAHRLALLTLGATLLLITVGALVTSLGAGLAVPDWPTTFGYSMFAYPWSKMVGGILFEHSHRLMGSLAGILTILTAALLLWRDERRWMRALGVGALALVILQGVLGGLRVVLLKLDLAMVHACTAQLFFGLMAGIALFTSRAWRRDDEGPAASPALVRLASLAAAALFIQTALGAHLRHTGEWPDGHLMFSVIASAAVLWTSARALHECGGHPGVRRAAHLMWIILLAQILLGLGAFIGKYTEWADALVPYGYVIALTAGHVAGGSLLFACSVVLAIWLRRLRAAAPEAVGSFPRHVTA